In Candidatus Bathyanammoxibius amoris, the following are encoded in one genomic region:
- a CDS encoding class I SAM-dependent methyltransferase, whose protein sequence is MNDDEKFTRVFYDDLEGGRLGLLSFVARIVFDLSGYFYARNFISKARLRPSDRVLEVGCGTASILMRAREVRFRYPMSKYYGVDTSLTMLERARRNIGVRGLGSSVFIAAGPASSLPFGDERFAVVLFAFVIKHLSDETLTSAFREAHRVLVPGGRLVLWEFLPSSMGWANRYVYSVTRAAKLRDGEEVAAFLKKSSFSYPERFTIIAPWMPTRTFGMVATKRAKR, encoded by the coding sequence ATGAATGACGACGAGAAATTTACCCGGGTCTTTTATGATGACCTGGAGGGTGGCAGGCTGGGGCTGTTATCCTTTGTGGCCAGGATAGTCTTCGACTTGAGCGGCTACTTTTATGCCCGTAACTTCATCAGTAAGGCCCGCCTGAGACCTTCCGACCGTGTGCTTGAGGTGGGATGTGGAACGGCCAGTATCTTAATGAGGGCCCGGGAAGTACGCTTCAGGTATCCTATGAGTAAGTACTACGGGGTGGACACTTCCCTGACCATGCTTGAGAGGGCCAGGCGCAATATAGGCGTACGGGGCCTGGGTAGTTCCGTCTTCATTGCAGCCGGGCCGGCCTCTTCACTGCCCTTTGGAGACGAGCGGTTTGCTGTGGTACTGTTTGCATTCGTGATAAAGCATCTCTCCGATGAGACTCTTACGTCCGCGTTTCGAGAGGCACACCGGGTACTGGTGCCGGGTGGCAGGTTAGTGCTGTGGGAGTTTTTACCCTCCTCTATGGGGTGGGCAAACCGCTACGTGTATTCTGTGACCAGGGCCGCAAAGCTTCGTGACGGCGAGGAGGTGGCGGCGTTCCTTAAAAAGTCCTCCTTCTCTTACCCTGAACGATTTACTATAATTGCCCCCTGGATGCCTACCCGGACGTTTGGCATGGTTGCGACTAAACGGGCTAAGAGATAG
- a CDS encoding Glu/Leu/Phe/Val dehydrogenase encodes MIKFGEFGPEKVLEVYEPESGLHGFLVIDNTAFGPGKGGIRMTSMVTADEVFRLARTMTWKCALADIPFGGAKSGIVAEPKDLAEREKKALIEAFARALKPLCPKLYIAGPDVGTGMEEMRWYAEANGAHNSCTGKPANMCVAPGEQCGIPHEFGSTGFGVAQAALEAADHIGMDLRGATVAIEGFGNVGTFTAEHLCKLGAKVVATSDRKGTIYNKKGLDPKKLMRIKKSTGSVVNYKPGRVLKGKDLFGLKVDVLVPAALSDVITAENVGKVRAKIVVEASNIPMKSEVEEVLFRRGILVIPDFVANVGGVISSYAEYRGYNPKQMFKTVETKLRKNVREVLEASRKRGLKPRDVALEIARDRVQKAMRRRARRREAGSSAA; translated from the coding sequence ATGATAAAGTTTGGCGAGTTCGGGCCGGAGAAGGTCCTGGAGGTATACGAGCCGGAGAGCGGGCTGCATGGGTTTCTGGTCATAGACAACACCGCCTTTGGCCCCGGGAAGGGCGGTATAAGGATGACGTCCATGGTTACCGCAGATGAGGTCTTCCGGCTGGCAAGGACCATGACCTGGAAATGTGCCCTTGCGGATATACCATTCGGCGGGGCCAAATCGGGTATTGTGGCGGAACCTAAGGATTTGGCGGAGAGGGAAAAGAAGGCGCTTATAGAGGCGTTTGCCAGGGCGCTTAAGCCGCTTTGTCCCAAGCTTTACATCGCGGGGCCGGATGTGGGAACGGGAATGGAAGAGATGCGCTGGTATGCGGAGGCAAACGGCGCTCATAATTCCTGCACTGGCAAGCCCGCCAACATGTGTGTGGCGCCGGGTGAGCAGTGCGGCATACCCCATGAATTCGGCTCTACCGGTTTCGGCGTCGCCCAGGCCGCGCTGGAGGCTGCTGACCATATTGGAATGGACCTGAGAGGCGCTACAGTGGCTATTGAGGGCTTTGGGAACGTGGGTACTTTTACCGCCGAGCACCTGTGTAAGCTCGGCGCTAAGGTGGTTGCTACCAGCGATAGAAAAGGGACTATATATAATAAAAAAGGTCTGGACCCGAAGAAACTCATGCGTATAAAAAAGTCTACGGGCAGCGTGGTGAATTACAAACCCGGCCGGGTACTCAAGGGAAAAGACCTCTTCGGCCTGAAGGTAGACGTTTTGGTACCTGCCGCCCTTTCTGACGTCATAACAGCTGAGAACGTTGGCAAGGTACGGGCAAAGATAGTGGTAGAGGCATCTAACATACCAATGAAGTCTGAGGTGGAGGAAGTGTTGTTTAGAAGGGGCATTCTGGTGATACCTGATTTTGTGGCAAATGTCGGCGGGGTAATATCTTCCTATGCGGAGTACCGTGGATATAACCCTAAACAGATGTTCAAGACGGTCGAGACGAAGCTCAGGAAGAACGTAAGAGAGGTGCTTGAGGCCTCCAGGAAGAGGGGTTTGAAGCCCAGAGACGTTGCGCTGGAGATTGCAAGGGACAGGGTCCAGAAGGCGATGAGACGCAGGGCTCGGCGGCGAGAGGCCGGGTCATCGGCCGCGTGA
- a CDS encoding tetratricopeptide repeat protein — MQNFSKALLAILLVFLLTAIPVDADEAEDAAGHYHLGRTYYQEGQLQKALTEIEKALELEGKNSEFYFLLGQVYAATGNHEKEIEAYKRAVKYDKKRAEFHLALGEAYFNTGEYKRSVKPFKRAVERDPGMARAYMSLGQAYFALRRFNDAVGEMKKGIGRDAGNAERHMVLGSVYFATGRYGEAVGEYARAVEIDPWKAEAQMLIGRVYFEQKQYEKAVDAYKKAVEIDPGDPLIHYHLSQAYRRLGMYEEAAKEDQLSRSPAGGG, encoded by the coding sequence ATGCAGAATTTTTCAAAGGCCCTGCTTGCCATCCTTCTCGTCTTCCTTTTAACGGCCATCCCGGTCGATGCAGATGAGGCAGAGGACGCCGCCGGGCATTACCATCTGGGACGGACCTATTATCAAGAAGGGCAGTTGCAAAAGGCCCTCACTGAAATAGAAAAGGCGCTGGAGCTGGAGGGCAAGAATAGCGAGTTTTATTTCCTCCTTGGGCAGGTATACGCGGCAACGGGCAACCATGAAAAGGAGATTGAGGCGTACAAGAGGGCCGTAAAGTATGATAAGAAACGGGCGGAGTTCCACCTTGCCCTGGGCGAGGCGTACTTTAATACAGGTGAATACAAGAGGTCCGTTAAGCCCTTTAAAAGGGCCGTAGAACGTGACCCTGGCATGGCGAGGGCCTACATGTCACTCGGCCAGGCGTATTTCGCCCTGAGAAGGTTTAACGACGCGGTGGGGGAGATGAAGAAGGGCATAGGGCGGGACGCGGGAAACGCGGAACGGCATATGGTATTAGGGAGTGTTTATTTCGCCACCGGCAGATACGGCGAAGCGGTAGGCGAATATGCCCGCGCCGTTGAGATTGACCCATGGAAGGCGGAGGCCCAGATGCTTATCGGCAGGGTCTATTTTGAGCAGAAGCAATATGAGAAGGCCGTGGATGCGTACAAGAAGGCCGTAGAGATAGACCCGGGCGACCCCCTCATCCACTACCACCTCTCCCAGGCATACAGACGTCTGGGCATGTACGAAGAGGCCGCAAAAGAGGATCAACTGAGCAGGAGCCCCGCAGGAGGGGGTTGA